From the genome of Solanum lycopersicum chromosome 12, SLM_r2.1:
TCCTATTGTTTTTAATAATTGTTAGAAATATGGTACACCATGGTGATGATAAGTAATTATCTTTTGACATAAATGGAAAAATACATTTGTTCCACAAATAAATCAAGTGTATCGAAACTTCTAAAGGGATTTTAATATTTTCGATCactctaattattattttaagattttatttttcgtcGATGCTTAATCTATCTCGCTACTCTAGGTCCATTTTTTGAGAGTGTACGTATATCACGCACCATCAATTATTCAATCAGATAGTACATACATCAgacattatcatataatcaattaagtatgttttaatatataaatagtgATAATTCAAATAGATAAAGAGAATAACCGATAGTTAGACTATTTTATCTAATACCTTAGACTTAATAAACAAAGAATAAGAAAGCAATCTAAATATCTAGAAAGTTTTTTCTCTCATTAATTATTAACTAgagaaagataaaataaattgaggTAGACAATAAAGGaacttcaaataattaatttccaaATTATATTACACAATTTTTAAGTACTACTAATAAATAGAACAAATAAAATCACACTTTGTCTTAAATAATTCAACATACAACATGTAGAGAATTAATACTCTTAGAAGGTGAAGGTCTTTATTTTTGGCAATGCAGCTCTATGCATTATAAGCTTTTCTTTGTTCTGCACATAATTGGAATGAAGAACAAATTAGacacaaattaaaattactacaagttaataaaaggaaatataaaTTGAGGATATTGTTATCTGCTTTAATTTAcgtatctttttttaaaagggaATGTCCGGTGACTACTAAACATTCCACGTTCATGCAGGATTTGGAGAAGTCAATACTAATTCCACGgctcaatatttagtaaatttgaaGGATTTTCCGATACATTATATacatttttagcttataagcaaAAATTCGACTAGTATTTCCCTTACACTTTTGGAAGTTTTTCTTCCTTAATTACATTTATACtagaattgttttttttctcttcatattattgtaatattgtgtcatttttttgacaataaaacagaaatttaaaaatctatCGTCTCAGTTTATGTGATATGATCTGATCgaagaatataatatttatatagtataattttaGGAATATTATTACCTCACTAGCACCAAGTTTAGCTTGATTGTCAGTCTCTAACATGAGGCCAAACTGAATGTGAGGGAAGTGTGCCCACTAATTAAACCAAACAAAGCTAATAAATCAGTAATTACTAACCATAAAAAATTcagcaaaaataataattataaattaagagagaaactaaaatatttccttttaaattcatttttaaaaaaaaggaataacaaTTTTCtaacttgaaaataatttaataatttctaattatcTGTCCATCAAGACATCATCagaaatatattttgacaatCAAATCAATTCTCAACCGATATTATACGTATGAAATTCAAGTTCTTTTTGTAATGAATGAAAAGTTTTTTATAAGGAAAAGAGTCTGATATACCCTtaaactttgtcatttagagctgatataccctttgttatgaaagtgactcatatatatccctatttataaataattaactcacatatacccttttcctctaacggaaataaaaaaagaataattttaatctaattttttattatttttttctaaaaaatataatctcatatgagtaaatttaatctccgacaaacatattttttttgatttttttttatttcaatgactaatgtagaattattattttgataatcaaatttatttatgtttcactaatattcttgtaaaacttattgtagatgaccaaatttttttcttcgaatacaaaatcaaattacaatatagacaagaaaaatagtttaaattttttttctttaaactaaggaatgaaagaaaaataaataaaataagaataagaaactcaaataattataataaaagaaatcaaaaaataatttatgtatgaaaaaaattaaaatataccttaaactttgatagaagaatcatatatatccataaataacttttttttaaaaataaaagtaaaaaatataaatttaaaactaattttttaacttccgttaaatgaaggataTGCTATAAGCTTATTAACGGCAgaggtatatgtgagtcatttatATAACAATAAAGACATATATGAGCTACTTTCATAACGAGAAATATATCAGGTTCAAATAACAAGATTGGTGATATatcactttttccttttttataatAACCACACGTACCAATGTCATGagatatttaaaatcataagtGTTATCACAACaaataattaacatatatatatatatatacatatatatatattattattattattattttatttttcttttaactttttgtcTATTAAAACTTACATTTTTAGCAGCAGTACTAAATGCTTCCCTATGAGTGATATCTGGATTATTAGCCTTGATCCTTTGAATCTCCTCTctgcataaattattttaatatatagttgttaataaaattcaataaatatctaataattatataattagcgGATAGACTATAAATGTTGctcaaattttctaaaaaaatagaaataatatcatattacaCTCgtgttaaattctttaaaataaattatttttttgaaggaaTATCAATATACACCTAtcgatatattttttaaaaattcgatCATCATAGAGATAGAGTTGTCTTACTTTATAAACTGATTATAAGCAGAAGGTCCTCGTTGCCTCTTTTCCGGAGCtgaaaaaaaaactcttaaaaaattaattaaatttaattgagtTCAAGTTCGATACATTGATACgataaacatatacataatatacaatttgatgatatttttagagtttgtcatatatacatcaaaacatgattactttcttttttatacattattaagTTAGCAACAAAACCTACTATGTTACTCGATTGGACTCTTCAAGAATATTGTTGAATTAGGGtcagattcttcaaaaatacattatttttgaatgaattaacAATGACATTTCTaaagagtctgagcaacatagtCCACGATCTGAAGTCTTGAAAAAGATATGTTACCCGCGAGTTGAGCTAGCTATGTTTATGCATGCGATCCAACATCCTTGgttgaaaaattaaacaatataacacacaaagttaaaattaaatttgtttaatatattaCGTACGTCGATTTACGTTCCTCTCCTCAAGAGTAGAGTTGTTTGTGATGGATGATGAAGCAAAATCTACCTTGTATTGATCATGAGGAGAATTAGTGTAGTTTCCTacctgaaaattaaaaaaattacttacagaaattagaagaaaattttatatggCATCATTCAGATATCAAGAATTCAtcgaataaattttcatttaataaatattttgaatcgattaattattgttattaatagtatttataatttattcaacaaacttaaagtcacaatcaaaatttatgattttagtCGTTAAAATTTGAACTAACATCACATAAATCGAGACGGATAGAATGTTggtattttttttaccaaagaATTGAAATGATGTTTTGTGATAAAGACGAGAAGATAACAAAACAACATTGAAGTGACTGAATAAGTTATTCTCGTGATATTATTTTCAGGACAAATAtccttttcaaaaatcaaaatatgctAATTATTTTAGGATGTGTTTCCACATtataggacaaaaaatgaagaaaaaaaaaactcagaatatttcatatcaatcaaatcaaacaattCAAAAGCATGTAACATTTTCATTATAATAACCAAAAAATTTAGCGAAATCGatttttcatattatgttaCAGTATTACTATATATTCGATACAACAATATTTcaccataataataaaaatatccaaaattatAATGAggtttgaaagaaaattaaaagagtaGATCATATAATGTTAGTTTGTATATGATTATGGCTATTAtaacatgtatttatttttagtctgtttcaaaaaaaaaagttagcaTCTTTCTATAATTGAAaagaatttgattttgaaaatttcttgTTTGCCCTATAATGTATTGAATATAAATGTCTACGGTTTGTTTTAGATcataaatattaacaaatttcttttttaatttccttATATTAAACCATATCTCATACTCTCTctgttcacttttatttgttcagtactttagaaaatcaaaagataACTTATCATCATTTAGTTCCTAATTTTTCCACATTATTATCCAGGGGGACCTAGAGTCACCCCTCGGCAAAAGAATTCGTTGTATATTTAAGGtagttttaaaaagttttatgtttatatattaattttgaaccTCCTGAATATAAAATTAGAGGTCGGCTCAGTAATTGAAGGGTTTAAATCTCAAGCACTGCTCTCTTTTTTTTGACTAATGAAAATTCTGAATCCCGCCACGGTTATTATCTATAGTCATTTTCCAATGTTTTCtcgaaatattaaatttattatattaaaggAGTGATACCTCAGTAAAAGGATAATTTTCATTGATCATATTTTAAGAAATGTACCAAGTAAATAttggacaagtaaaaataaacggGGATCGGACCATCGAGCAATGTCtgtattttcttaaaagaagTAAAACCTAGAAAACcctagatgttttttttttttaaaaaaggctataaaaaaaaacataacgcCCACAATTTCAGCtgcaaaaaagaaaagtttgttttttttttttgttagaattgacctgatgatgaagatgattttGCCAAGAATTGGTGTGAAATGCAGCAGCCATATTAACGGACCACAAATTTGTGCAATGTCCACATCTAACTGTCACTATATCAAGCAAGTTGCTGCATGGAACACTCACCtgcaaatattattaataatcaaAACGCGTTGCTCTCGAGTGATAAATACTTTTTCATCCTCTATTAAATCAGAGGTCTCATATTTAATCCCTACGTATAGAGTTTTCCTGTTTTACGTAGTGTTGTTAAGTATTGATAAatattctttcattcttaattaatCAGATGTTATGAAGTGTTTTTATCCCTAGCACTATATGAAACTTTCTTAATGCAAATTCGAATAAATCAAACCCTAATGTGAATATCGAGCgagaaaatcaaataataaaaataaaaataaaaataaaaagaagaagaaattattagGAGTATATGCTCCAACTatattttcatacttaattttgatgatatatAGTCACAAGTGAGGATAGGGCTTAATAGATGTGAATTCAATATTTAGAGTCAATgagattttaatatatttatagcaGAAATAATAGATTTAGTTGAACTCGGAGAATCCTTTTGATAGGCGGGAGATCGAAATCTTgagataatttcttttttctaagaAGAAGAATGTTAGAAGTTCATGATCTTTAAATTCGACTATAAATCAGATAgtgagaatgaaaaaaaaaaagaaaaaaggagagCAAAAATTACCTTGTTTGTGCTCATTTGACTCCTCTATGGATTGAAATGAGTAATTGAGTACAATTTACATATAGATTTACATgtttctagaaaaaaaataatgagtttgATTGAACTCGCAAAACCCTCTACCTAATGGTAAAGGGGAATTAATTTAGGTCTAAATTTTGACATCTACATTTTTTCCACTAATCCACCAAAAATGTTAGAAGTTCATGTTCTTTATATTCGACTATAAACAAAGTAATGAAGATGAGAAAAGACATAACGAGTTGATCATGTGTTCAATTGAACTCACAGAACTTTCTACATCTGCCTCGAGGGTTAGGGAGAGGCCAGGGGGGAGGTCATCAACTATATTTTTCCACAATTGCACCAAGAAGAAGAATGTGAGTACTTCACATTCTCCAGATTCGACTATAAACCAGGTAGTAAAAACGAGACAAAATCTAAATTTTCTTGTTCTTGATTATTTGACTAGTTCCATTACAATTATGGAGATGAATCAATTTATAGATCTAAGATGTGAACAAAAAtcgagaaaataaaaaagaaacccTATATCAAATACATTTCAAAGCTTAGTGAGATTTTTGAGAAACCCTAAAACACAACTAATTAATTGGTTAATTCCACAATTAAATTAGTCAAAAATTTGAGGACTTAATCATATATGACTAAACCCCATGAGCTAGGAAAAagtcttattcttttttttgataGCACACTGATcaaaattactttaatttttgcAGCCTGTTAGTGTATTCTTTTCAGTAAAGAGAGAAAGGtacaacacaaaaatatattaataaattaaaattaaatctaaTTAATATAAAGAGTTGAAAGGACACTACTTAACATgcttgttctttttttaattattttagataaattATCAGAGAATTTTCTTTGACTGCAAAAGACATcaaagaattttcaaaaaaaaataaaaaaagaagaagatagatGGAGACTTGACACTtctgaaaaaaaagaaaaaaaaacatagagaaaatcaagagatttaattatttatgtatataatacCACCAAAAATAACCAATCTCTGAATCATAAATCAGCTTTATTCAACTTGTAGTAAGAAAAAACAAAGTAGTTCacacatatatagaaaaaaatgtataaatgaatatatattaattaaagtaTTAATAGAAAGATAGGATAGAAAAGATACCACAAGAACAATATTGCAAAAATTGCAAGGGATATAGCAAAGTTTCTCAAAATTAGTAGAATCAATGTAGCTTGATGACATGTTTATTTGTATATGGAGGAAAGTGAAATATTATAAGAGGATGAAGAAAgaagcaaatatatatatatagagagagagttCAAAATATATAAGAGGACATAAGTCACTATAATGAGAAAATGCTTTTATTCTCTTTCCAATATATTGCTCtcaaataaatgttttttttttatacaagtAATTATAATAAGTGTATATAAAAGCACATGATCCCTTCCTAGTACTAGTTCCTTTTTaatagaagaagatgaagggCTTACAtacaaagaaattgaaatgtttACTTGAGTTTGAGTTTGAGTGTCTATcgaagtttttcttttttatcttcatAAGGTAGAGGTTTGTAAGGCCTCGGTATGTTAGTTATATTATCTGCTTTGAGCAAAGGCATGCACGGTGTTAAAATGTGTCACTAGTATCCACGTACCTAACAAAATTCAGCGAGGACGTTGAGTCCGTAGTAAGATTTGCTTACTTATATACCCAACTGTTTTGCGGATAtgagactttttttttatcttaaattgAGTGTCACATACTTATCCTCTATGTACTCAACGTCCTCGCTGAAGTTTGTCGTTCCACCACATGAGATTTACCTAGACTCATCACTGAGATTTACCTCACCTTATCGAGATTTGCCTAAGCTCCGTTGAACTCTGACCCACATCGACAAGGCAGACACATGAATGGCTATGGTGTCATTAGCCCGCTAGTGATGTTGTCCGCTCTGGGTGTAGATCCGCACAACTTTTAAATGCATCACTAGGGTGATAAGACTTGTTTACTTTTATAACAAACATCTGCTTTTGCTAATGTATGACTTCTTATCTTAAGTTAAGGTGTCACAGAATTATATATCTAGCTACACAAGAGTAGGATAAAGAAGATGAATGATGAAGTGTGTGATTGTATATCTTATCGCAGTTAAAAAAGAGCAaacttttatttacttaattttattttcaatatgtCTTTATTTGTagtattgcttttttttttcatgagcTAATTATGTGACTATCATTTTAGATGATTGGTGTTGAGATTCGAACTATACCACATAGAattaagtgtatatatatatcatcatcTCATCTAAGACTAAGTTGATAAACTATTAGAGAGGGTGACAcacctttaattaattatgtcttTTAACACATGttatatatagtaataataaaagcAAAGAAGAACTGTTCGAAAATTGTTTCTATTATTACCATCCTCCACCAATATAGAAGAATTAACAACACcatcttaaaattaaaaaaaaaaaaaaattcaatacagAGCATAGACTTAGATTCTTTTTTCATGAGtcaaacatataaatattttttacgaTAATGAATCATGACTTTGAAAATACTTAAATGATTGAATCTTTATCTACTCTGACATCATATCAAAGAATAATGAGTCAATCATACAAAAAAAGAACTATactaagtattatttttaagggaaaaaggataaatataaaatatcgtAAATGATATGCAGATACCTTCCATCATACTTTTGGAACATTGGTGTCCCTGCCGTCCATAAACTAAAGCATATATGCGAGTCCCTTCACGCTAACAGAAAACTAAATAGACACACTTGGCACAATTTCATCCATCGATAAATGTCGGATCGACAGATAAGATTACAATATGTGTAATGTCTATTAGTATAAGaggtatatatgctctagttttttaACGACAGGAGCACCAATGTCCCTAAAGTATAAAGGAGGATATTTCATACAATTTACGATAGTTCAAGATTATATATGCCCGTTTTTCTTACATctaataattttcttgaaaaataaaaataaaaattaaggtaGCTCAATAGAGCCCACGGCAATAAGTGGTGAATGGGGAATGACAAAAAGTTACTGCAAAGAATACTGCTAGCTGTTATTCAGAGGCCTTTTTAATAATCTTAAAactatatagtaatatatatttatattatatccgGTTCATTGAGAaccgttttttttttttactgaaaTGTCAAATATTGGCAACCAATTACCAAACAGGGATTAGGGTTTTGTTGGAAGAATGGGTAAGAGAGAATGTTTTTGGCTTTATTATGCTAAAGAGAAtaagtcaaaaagaaaaataaagtttattttatgagTCAAAAGTTACTTTTAATACGAGATATATTACGCTGAATCTCATATTTTAAGGAggtttatttataaattatgttacGTAGATAAATATAATGTATGACTCAGAATCTCGTTGTACATAGGCTTTCTCTTTACTAGAATGATTTAGACTATAATATGATTTAATATGGTGTGATAATATATTGTCATCGATCAATCATGTCAAATGCAGTTTGATCGATCTTTTTTGACTCgtaagtaattatttttcctATGGAGAGAGGGACTTCAAGTTCTTACAAAGAGTTAGTGTAAAATAGTTTATGTATGATCAAATAGTGATCAAGCTTTTGAATAAGGGCTTAGGTcaacatttatataatatatattttcgtgtttatatatatctttagaTATTTACTCGAACGATCTGacattataattttcttttaatatttgtgatatataatatttaaactatcagtataaataatttatatatatttattgattataacAATTTTCTCGCTTTTgatttttacattattaatttcACCAATCGGAAGCTAGAATTATCTTTTAGATGATCAGACAGTTTTAAAATCTTTGTACACTATATaagtattactatttttatttttattttttatggtgGGGTGAGGGTATGAGGTATAGGGGGTAGGGGGGGTCTTCTATATGTTTGTTTGTTTCTTgacattataattaaatatgctGATAAAGAAGATAATGGTGAGGCTATGCCCTTTCCCTATCAATCTACCACAGCGGACGAGGGGGgagaaaattcacatttttaaaatatttttttttcatataataagtGCGGAAAAAGATAAAACTGAATATTAATGATCGTGTTAAGATATAGTACGAAGAATATCTATCTACAATTGAAGAGAAATGTTTAGtgataatagatttttttaagcATTGCTATAAATACATTTAGCGGTAACTGAGTTCTATGTCATAGTTATCAATAACATTAAATATAGGTCTACCTCGTCGGTGACCCCTAAAGTTGGCATCAATTTTCATTTAGATTTCTTAACTAAGCTTTGCacattttagacacctcatgtcATACTGAATTGTGTTATTTTAGCACCTTTTAAACAATCAGTCAAATAATAAGGTGTGTTTAACACACTCGCCCAATGACGTGTGAAagtgacaaattaaataaaaatacgtgttaaaaataatttttatataatgatattttagTAGAATGAAGAAGTAGCCAATGACTTAATGATTTGTGgaattttttatacaaaaaattcaaaaaaaaaaaaaactcaacccCACCAAGGTCATCTTCTTCGTCCCCTCCACCTCAACCCCTACCCACCCAACCGCCCAGATCGTCTTTTTCACTATTCCACATCCACTCAATGTCTTCTACACCTCTGCACACCCTAACCCCAACCCCTTCCCCGCCCACATCGTCTTCTCCACCCCACTCAtcgttttttcaaatttttccgttgcccttcttttttttttttgcaacaaCATGAATTGTGGCTTTTCTAATgggttgaaatttattttttgtgaaatctCTTCGTGTTGAAATTCAGTTTTTCTGTCTGTAGCATCATCAAAACTATTTCTCCACGGAAGGAGTTCAAGTTTTGAGAGATGATGGCTGAGTTATGacgaagaaaatgaaaaatgataaaataaaaatgattaaatgagACTATCACCCGTTGGTATTGAGTGTATTACACGCACTATGCATGTCAGTAAGAAGTGTCAAATTGACACAACGAGATATGACAtaaggtgtctaaaatgaacaaagctTATTTAAgatgtctaaataaaaattaatgtcaACTTTAAAAAATCACGATAGATTAAAccttaaatataatataataataattatattattatcactagtttctttatttattatgttgttaCTATTGTATGTCAATTTGACTTGATTGTCAAAATCCCTTAACATTTTAGTGCACCAAATATAACATTGATTGATGATGTggaataaaaagataaaatatatttatttttgtaacatattaaattgcaaCCATATGAAgaagtagtaataatagattttgATGGTGCTTTATTCCTATAGAGCAtcttttcttcactttttcccctttttgatgatacCTTTTTAATCTTAACAAAGTTTCATGATTAATGGCCACACACATACTCtggcaaaaaaaaatattctataattttacaatgatattttaaatgttatcAAACATGAAGTAggttattttataatatatgtcttatatttattgattttttaatgtatACAGTTATTTTTTCGGtctttatttacttgttcattttttcttttatagttgttcattttgacaaattaagaaatgacaaaaaagaattcctattataccctcaattaattactttggaAAAAGTAGAActtatagaaaatattaaatttttaattcatttacttcataattaataggagtaAAATGGTAAACTCATTATGTCAataattgttttcttaataggtgtgtcaattttaaagtggacaagtaattagggacaatagagtattttttttagcttcaaTTATTACGTTATTTATTGTTAAGACTTCTTCAATTTAAcggttatatttaatttataagctcattgattttttatatgtattatttgaatcgagaatttattaaaaatacacTCTGCTTTTTAAGGTAGAAGTAAAGTTATGTAGACAACATTCTCCTCGAAtatcatttatgaaattaaactgaatatatttctattgttataatatgttattatttgtcagtatagactcatatatttttcgatatgaatttaaattaatcgcaATGAAAAGCTTGAGGGTTGAATTATATGAACAAAAGGAAAGAAGAGGCCAAATATTTACAGGTAGAGAAGATTGTAGAGTCATTTTCAATGTCTAAAATGTAATAAATAGCCCTTCAAGTATAGACATATGACACATCACACACTCTCATGTTTCCATCTATTTAATTTGATACATCTCTTTCACCAATTAATGACTTGACTTtgcatatttattttgataaatttcactatttttttgtataagttTAAACATACCAAATTTATTAGTAAAAGaatatttagtatttaattacTGTTAATTTTAGATTAAGCATTTGAACAGATGATGAAGTTAGAACTTCTAACTCAAGCTTTCATGTGATATCTTTAAGTGTTCACTGTATAGATAAGTTAACCACTTAAAATATATCATCCCTTTGACTTACACACATTATCCTCAATAAGTCGTAGGATCAACCTCAAACTTGTAGTTTAAGTGTCTAAACGAAATTCACTAAAAATTTAAAGGGTTATCTATAGACTATATATacaacatttttattatttatattaggGTTGTTTATCTACTGGTTcggtttgattttgaatttatcGGGTTGATTTATTGGTTATCGATTTGTAGAGATGCTAAACCATTAAGATATTGTCTTATTGGTTATTAATTTATCGGTTTTTTATCGTTATCGGTTTAACCGTTAAGATTtgacataaaagaaaaatactgaaaatcatttaaaaacaaGGTGACAAACCATGCACATGAGTTCACAAGTTACATCTTGCTCAAAGGAAAACACTTTTACGTTGCTTAATAACCGAAGTGTTTGAGACAACcaaataaaagtaggaaatcAAACTCTAAGTCGAAGACTTTATATAcattattgtataaatataattatttaatttactatcggTATATCGATTTACCTGTtaagaaaaaacttcaaatcATTAAGAAATGATCACCcggttatataaaaaaaaaaccttcatCAAAATCGCTAaaccaataacttttttatcgattcatattattgatttcgattcgattttgaaCGGCCCGAATTTATATGCTACTACATTTGATCCAAAATATTTGTCTTTTAAGGTTTTTACTCGTGTCTTTTCAGGGGAGAAATTTCATAAATAGCCATTTTAAACTTTTGTAATGAAAACTAGCTATTGCATTAGTGTTTCAACTTTTACCAGTGAAATTCTAGATAATAACAAAGATTTAAAtgtagaaattaaaatttcatgacaatgactgtatattttttttaataataagcTAATAGGGGATTATATTATTCCATGCTATAACTATTTGTGTGAGATcgtatttaaaaattaaacgtTCTTACGaagtttcaaaattcaaaagataaaaCTTCATGACAATATCTTCGAGTTCCACatgtgaaatttaaaacttcagAATATTggctatttttcaaaatatctgTATAAAATCCATGGGCTTTTGTCATCAATAACCAACTTGATATTTTAACGGCCCAATATTTACTGAGCCCATTATGCATTTGGCCCAGTTGATCACAAAAATGTAATCCTTAAAATTTAGGGTtcttaaaaaaaacttcaaattttagttaaaaatatatatattatatgtagtgattttattatatgtatatgtaatgCTATAAAACTTACACTTTTTCTCATGCTTGATCTCAATTACAATTGATTAAGCTTCTTCATATTAAGAATAGAGGTGGTGAGTgtttaatattatgatttatgaaaaatataacgAATAAAGACGATGTTCAGATTCCTGTGTAAAGTTCCTCAAAGAACATGGTATAAATGAATAATGTACTATGTCAAAAGCATCTCAATAAAATGTTATTGTAGAATGCAG
Proteins encoded in this window:
- the YABBY5B gene encoding axial regulator YABBY 5, with amino-acid sequence MSSSYIDSTNFEKLCYIPCNFCNIVLVVSVPCSNLLDIVTVRCGHCTNLWSVNMAAAFHTNSWQNHLHHQVGNYTNSPHDQYKVDFASSSITNNSTLEERNVNRPPEKRQRGPSAYNQFIKEEIQRIKANNPDITHREAFSTAAKNWAHFPHIQFGLMLETDNQAKLGASENKEKLIMHRAALPKIKTFTF